From the genome of Terriglobia bacterium, one region includes:
- a CDS encoding VWA domain-containing protein has protein sequence MNRVLVILVLFLAPRPQSDTLRVNTRLVQVDVVVRAKNGPVADLRREDFTIWDNGKVQRIGVFSVSDARPSKSQQVAPLPPGVVSNRMESGGEAATTATVILFDLLNTPIDEQPYAIGQLLEYVRSIRKEDHVALYILDNQLRIVQDFTGDTAKLSRAAARIKPSDVSGSETRSAAELAELLTDPDGLIGPEFANGVVAFYATNQAQRTAEAIEAIARHLGGLPGRKNLVWMSGDFPFAPEFAAVNQAGTRAHTTEDPLFLTSQVSRAVRSVSDANIGIYPVDVRALPAPDMRTVRAKAPLPPLPDHDAMLRLAGGSGGRAFYYTNDLKGAVSEAVADGEVTYTIGFYPAENAFDGKFHRLSIDVARKNVDVRYRSGYAAVDTQAMTETQRRALLADLVSTSLNASQIELAAHAEGQRAVISVNAADVRLEQQNNRRVGLLIVALRLESQKSSTDKISNIRINISEDQYRAALQNGLVFDEAVPGVQPDDRLRIVVQDEATGLAGSLWLPMPSR, from the coding sequence ATGAACCGCGTCCTTGTAATTCTCGTACTTTTCCTCGCTCCCCGTCCCCAAAGCGACACTCTCCGGGTGAATACCCGCCTTGTGCAAGTGGACGTTGTGGTCCGCGCCAAAAACGGCCCTGTGGCGGACCTCAGGCGCGAGGACTTTACGATTTGGGACAATGGTAAGGTACAGCGCATCGGTGTGTTTTCGGTTTCGGATGCACGGCCGTCAAAGTCTCAGCAGGTCGCGCCCCTTCCGCCGGGCGTCGTCTCGAATCGCATGGAATCCGGGGGTGAAGCGGCGACAACCGCAACAGTCATACTGTTCGACCTCTTGAATACGCCGATCGACGAGCAACCTTATGCGATAGGTCAACTCCTCGAGTACGTTCGATCGATTCGAAAAGAGGATCATGTCGCGCTGTACATACTCGATAACCAGCTGCGAATCGTTCAGGATTTCACAGGCGATACGGCGAAGCTGAGCCGCGCAGCCGCGAGAATCAAGCCCAGCGATGTGTCGGGGAGCGAGACACGCAGCGCCGCTGAACTGGCGGAACTGCTGACGGACCCGGATGGACTTATCGGACCGGAATTTGCCAATGGCGTTGTGGCGTTTTATGCCACAAACCAGGCGCAGAGAACGGCGGAAGCTATCGAAGCGATAGCAAGGCATTTGGGCGGTTTGCCAGGCCGGAAGAATCTTGTCTGGATGTCCGGCGACTTTCCGTTCGCTCCGGAGTTCGCGGCGGTGAATCAAGCGGGAACGCGCGCCCATACGACTGAAGACCCGCTTTTTTTAACTTCGCAGGTCAGTCGCGCCGTGCGGTCCGTCAGCGATGCCAACATTGGAATCTATCCCGTTGACGTTCGCGCGCTTCCTGCTCCGGATATGCGGACCGTGCGCGCAAAAGCCCCTCTGCCCCCGCTTCCGGACCACGATGCCATGCTTCGCCTTGCCGGCGGCAGCGGAGGCCGGGCTTTCTACTACACCAACGATCTGAAGGGCGCTGTCAGTGAAGCTGTCGCCGATGGCGAAGTGACCTACACCATCGGTTTTTATCCGGCAGAAAATGCCTTCGATGGAAAGTTTCACAGGCTGTCGATCGATGTTGCGCGTAAAAACGTGGACGTTCGATATCGTTCCGGATACGCCGCCGTTGATACTCAGGCGATGACCGAAACGCAACGCCGGGCGTTGTTAGCGGACCTCGTAAGCACTTCTCTGAATGCGTCGCAGATCGAGCTCGCCGCACATGCCGAAGGTCAACGCGCGGTGATTTCGGTGAACGCGGCGGATGTGCGGCTCGAGCAACAGAATAACCGCCGTGTCGGGCTCCTGATTGTCGCGTTGCGGCTTGAATCTCAAAAGAGCAGCACGGATAAAATATCGAATATCCGTATCAACATTTCAGAAGACCAATATCGCGCGGCGCTGCAAAACGGCCTAGTGTTCGATGAGGCCGTGCCTGGTGTCCAGCCCGACGATCGCCTCCGAATTGTCGTGCAGGATGAGGCTACCGGCCTGGCCGGATCGCTCTGGTTACCAATGCCATCGCGATGA
- the ltrA gene encoding group II intron reverse transcriptase/maturase, translating to MRSREAGDADKKAEKPEPNGKDSGGTAKDTDEARQTSTARGEHVGIEEESLLEKVLDRANVLAAYQRVKTNGGAAGIDGMTVDELMPFCQRNWPQIRQELLDGTYRPQPVRKVDIPKPDGGTRTLGIPTVMDRMIQQALLQVLQPQWDPTFSEDSFGYRPGRSGQQAVVRAQQHIRAGNRWVVDLDLEKFFDRVNHDVLMARVARRVKDKRVLLLIRRYLQAGLMEGGLVSPRTEGTPQGCPLSPLLSNLLLDELDRELEKRGHCFVRYADDTNVYVRSEAAGKRVMTSLEVFLEKKLRLKVNRTKSAVARPWKRKLLGYSFTVHREAKLKVSDSSLKRLKAKLREATRSGRGRSLTRTIGDLVPLIRGWVGYYRLSEVRGSFEHLDEWLRRRLRSILWRQWKRGWTRFKELTRRGIAEERARTSAWNGRGPWWNAGASHMNQAVPTRAFRAMGLLSFLEVHSRLRPL from the coding sequence ATGCGTTCGAGGGAAGCAGGAGACGCCGACAAGAAGGCTGAGAAGCCCGAGCCAAACGGGAAGGATAGCGGCGGAACCGCAAAAGATACCGATGAGGCGCGTCAAACTTCCACGGCACGCGGAGAGCATGTCGGGATCGAGGAGGAATCGCTCCTAGAAAAGGTATTGGACCGCGCCAATGTTTTGGCGGCATACCAACGCGTCAAAACCAATGGTGGAGCAGCGGGGATCGACGGGATGACCGTCGATGAACTCATGCCGTTTTGCCAGAGGAATTGGCCGCAAATCCGACAGGAATTGCTCGACGGGACGTACCGTCCACAACCGGTGAGAAAAGTCGATATACCCAAGCCGGATGGAGGAACACGAACGTTAGGCATTCCCACGGTCATGGATCGAATGATCCAGCAGGCCCTGCTTCAAGTATTACAACCTCAGTGGGACCCGACGTTTTCGGAAGATAGTTTCGGTTATCGTCCGGGACGAAGCGGACAACAAGCCGTGGTGCGGGCTCAGCAACATATTCGAGCCGGGAACCGATGGGTTGTCGATTTGGACCTCGAAAAGTTTTTCGACCGCGTCAATCACGATGTGCTTATGGCGCGCGTGGCACGGCGGGTGAAAGACAAACGGGTGCTTCTATTGATCCGGCGGTATCTGCAAGCGGGGTTGATGGAAGGCGGGTTGGTGTCTCCCCGGACAGAAGGGACTCCACAAGGATGTCCACTGTCGCCCCTGCTCTCGAACTTGTTGCTCGATGAACTGGATCGAGAGCTGGAAAAACGGGGACACTGCTTTGTCCGATATGCCGATGACACGAACGTCTACGTTCGTTCGGAGGCAGCGGGAAAGCGGGTGATGACATCGCTGGAAGTTTTCTTGGAAAAGAAGCTTCGGCTGAAGGTGAATCGAACCAAGAGTGCCGTGGCAAGGCCGTGGAAGCGCAAGCTCCTCGGCTACAGCTTCACGGTGCATCGCGAAGCCAAGCTCAAAGTATCGGACTCGTCGTTAAAACGACTGAAGGCGAAACTTCGGGAGGCCACGCGATCCGGGCGAGGAAGAAGTCTCACTCGCACCATCGGCGACCTCGTCCCATTGATTCGGGGATGGGTCGGATATTACCGATTGTCGGAAGTTCGGGGGAGTTTCGAACATTTGGACGAATGGCTGCGTCGTCGGCTGCGGTCGATCTTGTGGCGGCAGTGGAAACGCGGCTGGACTCGATTCAAGGAACTCACTCGGCGGGGTATCGCTGAGGAACGTGCGCGGACGTCGGCTTGGAATGGCCGGGGGCCTTGGTGGAACGCGGGCGCCAGTCACATGAATCAGGCTGTACCCACCCGCGCGTTTCGCGCCATGGGTCTGCTGTCTTTCTTAGAAGTGCATTCTCGACTTCGACCTTTATGA
- a CDS encoding DUF2239 family protein, whose translation MTYTAFDGVHKVAVGKDVDLVKVLKRKRQGQILVFDDSTGAQIDLDLRGKPSQISVPPAEPRGPGRPRLGVIAKEVTLLPRHWDWLNVQPGGASVALRKLVDEARRVSGDRDRVRAAQEAAYRFMSAVGGNLPGFEEATRSLFAYDRRRFTELVAKWPEDVRDYAVKLAFADQEPQA comes from the coding sequence ATGACATACACGGCGTTCGACGGAGTTCACAAGGTAGCAGTGGGTAAGGATGTCGACCTTGTGAAGGTTCTTAAAAGAAAAAGACAGGGCCAGATCCTCGTCTTCGATGACTCGACGGGTGCGCAGATCGATCTCGACCTGCGCGGCAAACCATCACAAATCAGCGTGCCGCCAGCCGAACCGCGGGGGCCCGGCCGGCCGCGGCTCGGTGTAATTGCTAAAGAAGTGACTCTGTTGCCACGACACTGGGACTGGCTCAACGTGCAGCCGGGCGGAGCGTCCGTCGCCCTGAGGAAGCTGGTCGACGAAGCCCGCAGAGTCAGCGGCGATCGCGACCGCGTGCGCGCCGCGCAGGAGGCCGCATACCGGTTTATGTCCGCCGTCGGCGGCAACCTGCCTGGATTCGAAGAAGCGACGCGATCGCTCTTCGCATACGACCGGCGACGCTTCACAGAGCTCGTTGCGAAGTGGCCGGAGGATGTTCGCGACTATGCAGTCAAGCTCGCATTCGCCGATCAGGAACCGCAGGCCTGA
- the rplI gene encoding 50S ribosomal protein L9, translated as MEIILRETIDSLGRAGDVVKVADGYARNYLLPKKLAYPATAGNRKVIEFEKQSLLRKEAKQKEDADKQAQLLNGVEIVIRRKVGEQDTLYGSVTNSDVADELEKKGFQVEKRKIHMDDHIKALGDYSIPIRLFKDVTAHVKLTVAAETEA; from the coding sequence ATGGAGATCATTCTCAGAGAAACCATCGACAGTCTCGGCCGCGCAGGCGACGTTGTGAAGGTCGCGGACGGATATGCGCGTAATTACCTGCTGCCCAAAAAGCTTGCCTACCCCGCGACGGCGGGCAACCGGAAAGTCATCGAGTTCGAAAAGCAGTCGCTCCTGCGCAAAGAGGCGAAGCAGAAGGAAGACGCGGATAAACAAGCGCAGTTGTTGAACGGAGTGGAGATTGTCATTCGCCGGAAGGTCGGCGAGCAGGACACGCTCTACGGCTCCGTTACGAATTCCGATGTGGCCGATGAGCTCGAAAAGAAAGGCTTCCAGGTCGAGAAACGGAAGATCCATATGGATGACCACATCAAGGCGCTGGGAGACTATTCCATACCGATCCGTCTGTTTAAAGACGTCACCGCGCATGTCAAATTGACAGTTGCGGCTGAAACCGAAGCCTGA
- the rpsR gene encoding 30S ribosomal protein S18, translating to MRSAKEKRPAGQKQYYRRKKVCKFCVERIDSINYKDVKLLSQFVPERAKIMPRRISGVCSQHQRQLNDAIKKARNIALLPFATE from the coding sequence ATGAGATCAGCAAAAGAAAAACGTCCGGCAGGACAGAAGCAGTATTACCGCCGGAAAAAAGTCTGCAAGTTCTGCGTCGAACGGATCGACAGCATCAACTACAAAGACGTCAAGCTTCTGTCGCAGTTTGTTCCGGAGCGCGCGAAAATCATGCCGCGCCGCATCTCCGGTGTCTGCTCACAGCATCAGCGCCAGCTCAATGACGCAATCAAGAAGGCGCGCAATATCGCGCTCTTACCTTTTGCGACGGAATAG
- the rpsF gene encoding 30S ribosomal protein S6 encodes MRNYEIMFIVNPNATEEEIDKVNGQLEGIVTSGGGKIEKIEKMGKRRLAYEIDKNREGHYVLFVIGANGEIVKECERRLRVIDAVIKYLTVRTDEETRRFEKIHNYRQKRAARRGTGAGSAAPAQSSEEAMQ; translated from the coding sequence ATGCGAAATTACGAAATCATGTTCATCGTCAATCCGAATGCCACGGAAGAGGAGATTGACAAAGTCAATGGACAGCTCGAAGGCATCGTTACCTCGGGTGGCGGAAAAATCGAAAAGATCGAGAAGATGGGCAAACGCCGTCTCGCCTACGAGATCGACAAGAATCGCGAAGGCCATTATGTCCTGTTTGTGATCGGCGCCAACGGCGAGATCGTCAAAGAGTGCGAGCGCCGGCTCCGCGTCATCGATGCCGTAATCAAGTACCTCACCGTCCGGACCGACGAAGAAACCCGGAGATTCGAAAAGATTCATAATTACCGGCAGAAGCGGGCTGCGCGCCGGGGTACCGGCGCGGGTTCTGCGGCCCCGGCTCAATCTTCAGAAGAGGCGATGCAATGA
- the pth gene encoding aminoacyl-tRNA hydrolase, whose amino-acid sequence MWIIFGLGNPGDDYADTYHNVGFRVVQRMAAGHGVRIKERCGPALVSGKIMLAGQPAAVAMPQTYMNDSGAALAPVWNRFESSAGQTIVVYDDLALPLGKLRVRQKGSAGGHNGIKSIVSTLGSDEFLRVRVGILPDRQIGDVRDFVLSRVGKADRVLLDQTEEVAMKAVETLIGEGIDKAMAEYNGVDLREGGQ is encoded by the coding sequence ATGTGGATCATCTTTGGTCTGGGCAACCCTGGCGACGACTACGCGGATACTTACCACAACGTGGGTTTTCGCGTCGTGCAACGGATGGCGGCAGGCCACGGTGTACGCATCAAAGAAAGATGCGGGCCGGCATTGGTTTCCGGGAAAATCATGCTGGCCGGGCAGCCCGCAGCCGTGGCTATGCCGCAAACGTATATGAACGACAGCGGCGCGGCTTTGGCGCCGGTCTGGAACCGGTTCGAGTCTTCCGCAGGGCAGACGATCGTCGTTTACGATGATCTGGCGCTCCCGTTGGGCAAACTGCGTGTCCGTCAAAAAGGTTCGGCGGGCGGCCATAATGGGATAAAATCAATCGTTTCGACCCTGGGGTCGGACGAGTTCCTGCGAGTCCGGGTTGGAATCCTGCCGGATCGCCAGATCGGCGATGTCCGCGATTTCGTTTTATCGCGGGTCGGAAAAGCCGATCGGGTTTTGCTCGATCAGACGGAAGAAGTCGCGATGAAGGCGGTTGAGACACTGATCGGTGAAGGGATCGATAAAGCGATGGCCGAATACAACGGCGTCGATTTGAGAGAGGGCGGCCAGTAA